The Hermetia illucens chromosome 2, iHerIll2.2.curated.20191125, whole genome shotgun sequence genomic interval CTGAGTCGCTTGTTCAACTTATACTGGAATACCAGTGTCAGCACCTCGCTGGAAATACCATCCCTTTCTGATACCTTTTTGTCCTTCGTGGACCACTTCTTCCAGTTCCTTTGCAGGGAAAAACTGACATTCCTCAGTAATCTGCCTCTCAACAACGGCGTCGTCTTGGATGGAGTGGGCAGGAAAAAACGCCCGGACACTGTTTCCATGTAACAGGGTGAACGGCAGGCACCAcgatttttgggaacgaactcATACTCGAGGCTCTCAACTCTTGTCAAGAACATGCCTTTCGGCCATTGATTTCGTAGCGGAGTCAATTTTTCGCTTTCTTCTATTCTATAGGCCTAAGTGATACCTCATTTACTCGCTAAGCAATCTATCGCAGTCTGAGGCAGTTCCTTGGTAAAATTGTATATTCAGCCTTCCGCAAGCACACAAGGGACTTCCTGTGACTGAGTCTCCTTTTGTAAGGATCATTGTTGAATCCAGTAATGATTCAGTCAGTCAATTCATCTGTGCGGGCCCGGGTCTTGGTGCTCATTTACCCCTGTGGATAGAGTTTGTCAGCGTCAATCCTCCCTATGTTTTACCAACTAAGTATTTGCCGGACTTTAGAACATTGGCGGGAGCCGTTTGTCaattcgaaggaaatgtactaGTGATCGCCGGGGCCGTGAAGTCTCCCATTACCCTCCATCGCTGCACCGCTGACAATAACGGCTCCATTGCAAAAGTGACGTCAGTGATAGTGCCATAGCGACCAAGACCTCGGAATGTCAGAACGTTACTGATATTTAGAACAATAACTCATTCCCTGGCAGCCATCtccgaaattattaaaaataatccTTGTCGcggcaatccaattgaatccgGGCCTTGATGTGTGTTAAAGCGCTTTATCCAATAGCGTAGCGGCATATAGAGgcctacagtaccctgtaggagacaatatgGCCAGCAATGTGCTCGTCAATGATCACTACCTTGATTTGGctcagttactcattcacagctgagacgaCTGGTAACCGGCGTCAAGTTACGATGTAAATctcgctgccaccagtgaaatttgaaccaccCTCCCTATGACAGCCAGGCGCTGTAATGGCTGAGCCATCCAAACACATTTCCAAAATTGTTGTACCCCGAAAATTTGATTGAGGCGTCCCCCATTAGGCCTCGGGTTCCCTTCCAACTAAAGCTCTCTCCCCTTGTTTCAAATCCCATCCACTAAAGCGTCGAACCTATTCCGAAAAAATGTCACTTTCGTACAATGAATCCAAGCAAAGTTATCTCCTTGGCAATGGTCCCATTTCTTTCACACAGATGGCAACTGCGCTAGTTAGTAGGTCCCATCCCCTTACTGCTCAAGATATGGATTGATCATGGTACCTGCATGTTCACCTTTTGCATCTCTTCTTGGGTTTACCAAGAAGACCACCCTCCGGAGCCAGGGATGTGAGCCACATCACCCTTCTGCAGGGACAGTGACAATAGCCAATTTTTGCGCTCTGGAGTTGGACGGATGTAACTAACACCTAGAGGCTGCTTATATCTGGGTAACGCTTTTTTTATCACCCCCTCCACTGCTTCCGTCTTCCAGACCACCCCGCATTTCATTCTACAACCTACAACCTTATTCGAAAGGTCCATTCTGTCAATGAGAtaacttaaataaataaataaataaataaataaataaataaataaataaataaataaataaataaataaataaataaataaataaataaataaataaataaataaataaataaataaataaataaataaataaataaataaataaataaataaataaataaataaataaataaataaataaataaataaataaataaataaataaataaataaataaataaataaataaataaataaataaataaataaataaataaataaataaataaataaataaataaataaataaataaataaataaataaataaataaataaataaataaataaataaataaataaataaataaataaataaataaataaataaataaataaataaataaataaataaataaataaataaataaataaataaataaataaataaataaataaataaataaataaataaataaataaataaataaataaataaataaataaataaataaataaataaataaataaataaataaataaataaataaataaataaataaataaataaataaataaataaataaataaataaataaataaataaataaataaataaataaataaataaataaataaataaataaataaacattactTTACTACCTGATAGCATCCAGGTGGGGATGTTGAGAttattctggactccaagtTGTGCCAGGACatcagcaccattacgctcctcCTCTGAAAGCCAGAGAAAGCCCTTTTTAAACAATGGTAGCTCAGAAACCCTCTCCAAggtcagtcgcgcaccctcccacacaccGTTACAGGAGGAGCAGTACAGTTCGTGCTTTCATCGACAAAGTTATCCGCAACATTTTACAgcatacacctaccgactcaaaacaTAGTGTAATCCCTTGGAAAGATGCAATCCTTACAGCTAGaaagagtttcctcctaagttgCTCCCACTGTTCTGTATCGTAACCGGAAGGATTGGTGTCGTTATACAAGAGCCATCCATtgacttcgatagccttggctgcaacgAAGACTTAGCCGTTGCGACCAAGCCCTCCTTTGCAGGCATTTGATTCGAAGATTTGGGACTGCTATCAAATTGGTTTATCCTTAGCTGCAGACCTCACAGATGATCCTTTCCCTTCAATATTGGCACAACCCAGGGGTTTTACTTTGCTTGAAGGCACTTTGCCCGAAGGTGGTTTGTGCGAagacggtttgcccgaaggctgtttgcccggAAGCGTTGTTTTACCCAAACgctgtttgcccggaggctgtttgctgcccgaagacaggtaagactttagcctcagcaagtGGCGCCGAGTTAAGCCCGGAGTCAGGAATTCAGACAGAGACGAACTGtttcggctcatccgttaaggactgggtcccaataggGTTGGTTTCCACGTGAATGAGTgtcgaatctgagtctagactcagattcttcaTCGAAGAACTCATGGTTGACCCTTCGCTCGAGGTCGGATCACCATGACCAAGGTGCTGTTGAATTCTTTTGTTTATTAAGCCTTTAGTTTCTTCATAGTTGCCTGccatacccagagttcaccgttcacatAATCTCACTTTAGTTTGGTATTGCATGTAGCTTTACTAGCTGTAAAATTCTAAATTCTCACCATCAAAAAGCACTCTTTCCAAAATATTAAGACTGGTTTCACCAGGACTTtattccaattaaaaaaaattacatttagtCATCATTTAAAAGAAGCGGTTCATATTTACGATGTAGCAACGCAACTTTCATCGTCCTGGCTCCAAATTGTACCCGGCATACATGTCTTCTCCTGGCGCATGCCATCCTTACACTCCCAGTATTTATTTTTCTCAGCAtgtggaaatttacccgaaagaaTTTTACTCCAATCTTCGCAGGTACAACGACTTGGGCGTTGTGAAACACATTTCCCATCGTCAAAATACAAACCAGCTTTGCAAAAGTGCTGCTCTCCAGCTGTGCCTCCATTGCAGAGATAGTAAGCGGTACATATATCTGGATCTTCAACAAATGTTCCAGCTTTTTTTCCTTGACAAATGGTACTAGGAGAACTACCTTCAACGGAGCATGGCAAATTCTCTTTATAGGTGCAACGCTGTTGGACTGGGTCGAAATTGTAGATTTTCGCATCACAAGAACCTTTATAACGTTCGCCATCTTGACACAGGTAATATCCAGCGCAATTTGTGGGGTCTGCCACGAACTTTCCACcgtatttatttttgttagtttggTCAAGGGTACAATCTGGTCTTGCTCCGTCTGTTAATTCGACAATGGTGAATTCTGGTACACACTGATCCCTCATTTTGTCTAAGATTGTACCGGGTTTGTTCTCACATTTATCAGGACCATTTTGTACAAAACATGTTGTAGCACCTGTACTAGTCCGCCACGAGCAAGTTTTAGTTTCGAGGTTGAATCCAGTGCCATGATGGCATTCTTCAGTACTATAAACGTTAGGTGTGGTCCCACAGACAAAAAACTCAGTGCAGTTGGCTGAATTCGCCTCGCGATCGAATGGCTGACCACTGCCATCACATGTATCAGCCTCCACAAAAATATATCTAGCAGTAAGCGCCAAAATATTGACGACAAAATAAATCAGGATACCTGCAAAAGCAACAAATTTAGATATATCAACTTTAAAATTCAGCATTAAAGGTATTTCATAAAGACAAACAATGGCGTATTGTGTAGAAATGTGATAAGATTTAACTGATATCGGCACCGACAaagtcatcatcaatggcgcaacaaccggtatccggtctaggtctgccttaatatggacctccagacatcccggttttgcgccgaggtccaccaattcgatattcctaaaagctgtctggcgtcctgacctacgccatcgctccatcttaggagtGACAAAGTGTTCGGCAAAAATTAGGATGAGGATGTCTAGTCTGGATCTGGAAAGCACTTTTCAACTAACATAATTAGTACGCTCGACATATTTAgattttgaaaacttttcctAGATAGAAACGTCTGCGCAGAGTTGAGAGAAAGTACAACCTTCATGACATAAGTTGAAAATGCCCAAGACTTCAACTGCCAGCCTTGACACCATCTTCAAAGGGGATCCTAAAGAAGGACAGAGTCTCCAGAGCTCCATGATTAGGCTCTAAGGTTCGTTTTCAACCCCAATGAGAGGAGCAATCTGCAATAAGCTGCGCGGACCCACCTTCAAACTTTCAGATCTTTTAAAGCCAATCCAAAACTTTGCCAATGTCCGCAGGATGTTATTCGTAACAGGCGCTCGCAGATGCACTCTCCGTTCACACTATCCAATGAAAACTATTTCAGAATCTGTGAAAACCACGCGAATATTCTAACATATCATAATCAGCAtttaatacactcaaagtctcccCTGCTTCCCATAAAAAGGGACAAACGTTTGTGAGCCAGCAATATAGGATAATGATATCGAGGACCGCTGAACGCCCGTTTTCTCTTACTTGAGCGAAATTTCTCacaatataagctggacactcTTCCTAAGCGAAATGAGATTGTAGGAATCTGGAGAGCACTCCCTTCCTCTTGCATCTTCACAATCGCGCCAATCAAAATGGTCCTAATGATCAAAAAAGCCTAACCCAGCGCTGGTTCCAAAAGGTCCGTAATACCCTTCCTGCATAGATACGCCCCCTGTTGACaccatcgaaagctttctcgaaatcgatggaaaggagatgaagcgaagatctaaatctcgcgcactgttccaacatGATCCGTAGAATGTTGATTTGGTCAATTCagaaggatccagagcggaaaccagcctactgtatgccgatcaagctttccagACTTTCTTTGATGCGTCCCAGGATTACTTTAGCCATTATTTTACCACCATcggggagcacgcagataccaatccaattgtcacactcaaagcggGTACCCatcttggaatcttaacgatcatccactTCCTCTATTCGCTGGGAAAAGTGTAGGATTCCCAAGGTTTTCGTACGAGGAGGAGTAGTAGATTTGCAGCGACTGCAGGTGCAGCCATAAATAAATCAATTGGGAAATCGTCAATCCCAGcagctttattccgtttgagtgaTCCGCACGCTACGGTGATTAGCCATTTTATCTACAAGAGGTGTTGCTTGTCAtcttggatgaga includes:
- the LOC119648708 gene encoding uncharacterized protein LOC119648708; protein product: MAKGILIYFVVNILALTARYIFVEADTCDGSGQPFDREANSANCTEFFVCGTTPNVYSTEECHHGTGFNLETKTCSWRTSTGATTCFVQNGPDKCENKPGTILDKMRDQCVPEFTIVELTDGARPDCTLDQTNKNKYGGKFVADPTNCAGYYLCQDGERYKGSCDAKIYNFDPVQQRCTYKENLPCSVEGSSPSTICQGKKAGTFVEDPDICTAYYLCNGGTAGEQHFCKAGLYFDDGKCVSQRPSRCTCEDWSKILSGKFPHAEKNKYWECKDGMRQEKTCMPGTIWSQDDESCVATS